TTGGGTCGGAGGTGACCCTTGCAGTCCCTCCCCCAACCGTCATGgtagaagagaggagggagaccgggctccctgcctcacccGGTGGAGGGACGCACGACTCGCCCTCTTGGTCGGAGCTATCGGGATCAGGAGGAGACATGGCCAGACCAGAGGCAGAACAACCGCCGGTGGGCCATGAGGTTGAGGAGGTGGAGACCCCTTGCCCCGGCGAGGCAGTCACAGTGGTGGAGCCACCGGCGCCGTcacaggagctggcggtggttcgcCCTACCCTAGCAATCCGAGGAAGGCACGAttcatcctttgggatgaggaggaggtgcagcTCTGGGATATACTTGGGGAGAGAGGACTTGCGATGGAGTCTGATCTTGCCCAAACTAGGGCGAGGCTTGAGGAGGCCTTGGAGCAGGTCAAGGTCGTCCAGCAGGCGGTTATGGTTGACCTACCTCGTGTCCCAAAGGTAAGTTTTCTGCATTCGTCCTGATTCCTTCATTTCTTGCTGGTTGCTTCAGCATGTTTGCATCTTGCTTTGTAGTgcttggaggagatgtcgagccgcaaGTCCCGTTTCCTCCAGGAGGAGCGGGAGGCCACGGCGTCGCGGTGGGTCACCGAGCTCAAGCGCTAGCTGGAGTCCACCCACCATGAGTCTCAAGACCGAGCGACCGAGGTGATGGAGGCATAGGCGATGGAACTGCTTGTGGCAGAGCGGGTGGCTGCCGCTGAGCGGGGACTTGCAGCAGTGAAGGTCCACCAGGTAGAGACCGAGGTGGCGCTCTAGAAGTCCCTAGCAAAGACCGAGGCCATGCTTTAGAGTTccctagaggccctagagtcagagcggaaggcctGGTCGGAGGTCGACCAAGAAGTGCTCGTGCTCTAGGGCCAAATGCTTGGGGCGGAGGAGTCGAACGCCTGGCTATGCGAGCAGGTGACTCggcaggaggaaggactctccatcctcgagaacacccgcctcggtatgtacctattctgcttttggttgatgtcttgtgtttttttcttttccttgcttCTAAGCCCATCATCCTTCTTCTAGAACTGGGCGGAAAGGTTGGGATGCTagagcaggacctggagatggcCAAGGCGACGATTGGTCGGAATGCGGAGGGATTGGCCtagtcccttgaagagcaacgtgctctcgagggggagcttgaccagaTCTGCAACGTCGCCTAGGTCGTCATCTCGGAAGTGTTCAAGTCGTCGTCGAGCACCAGCACGCCTGCCATCCGACTGGCGAAGGTCTCGGATGAAGTTCGGGCCCTCATCTCTGATgggacatcgggggtgctgacttcggtggTGACGCACCACCCGGACCTTGACTTCGCCaccatctgcagtgggtatgtCGATGCctggagcacggaggacatccatgCACTCGAGGAGAGTTTGCTGCCACGTGCACAGTTGGTGTCCAagcaagtctccgcgcagtgggtgatggatgctcatcGTGCGAACACGGCTGAAGGCGCATGCCAGGAGGATGTTGCCCAacctatggatggagtggagccCAGGTCGGAAGCGAACATCGCCCCACCTCCGACCGAGCCTAGTGTCACCCCATCGGAGAGCGAGCAGTCCTTATCTTCGCCGGTCGAGCCGGTAGCCGATGTCGCCGGGCGGCTGTAGTATTATTTAGAGTAGAAAAAACAGTCAATAGATGTAAgggataagtttgtgggggagcccctagTGTAAACATTTTTGTAtccatgaatagatttgttttgtgatggaatcacttcgtaAGGGGGAGCTTGTCCTattcgttccttatttttaccatAGCATAACTGTGTTTTCGCACCTACCCGTTTgaaccgtaggctgcaaccttaagaactcgGGTGTGGCCTGCGAGGCTTAGCTGCTCATAACCgcaggtcatggcggggtgtgataggtcagaatgtttaaagcaaagttacgtaaggtttttaaaggaacagactaccctttcgtttgggtaaaaattatttaccatatgatagtaaaaaagagaggtggtatcgcacccctgaagagcccctgagcaacccgggccaaaagtgtttgggctggggtgctttgtaggagcgaaCGTTGAATGAAAAAAATTGGTAAGACCAAAtcttaggggaagaaatgacgtaggtgttcgatgttccaagtgttggtgagaacgttgccgttgtcgtccttcagtcagtaggtgcccggtcggatcacttcgatcaccgtatagggtccttcccaaggcagggagagtttgtgtttctccttggttgattgggtccttcgaagcacgaggtctccaacctcgaggatccttcctctgattttcctctcatggtacctatggagagtctgCTAGTAGCGAGAGGAGCAGATGACGGTcgtctcgtgggcctcctcgagcaggtcgactgcgtcttgttgagcctccgcgGCTTGGTCgtagtcgaaggccttcactcttggggcaccatggtcgaggtcggtgGGCAGCACTGCTTtggctccgtaggccaggaagaagggtgtgaatcctaTGGATCtatttggggtcgttcttaggctctagaggatcgctgggatcCCTACAACCCATTgcccggcgtacttgttgagtcaaacaaagatgtgtggcttaagtccttggaggaccatgccattggcacgctcgacctgaccgttagtacatggatgtccgagcgaggcccagtcgatcctgatgccgtatccatcactaaagtccaggaacttcttcctggtgaagttagttccgtggtcagtgatgatacagttaggaacgccaaaccggtagatgatgtcgaggaagaatttgaccgcctcttctgagcggatgctggtgatgggcttggcctctatccacttggtgaatttgtcgaccgctacAAGCAGGTGAGTGAAACttcctgggccctttttgaggggtcctacaatgtcgaggccctagaccacgaatggccaggtgatggggatggtttgaagctcctgtgctggcaaatgagtttgccgagtgtagaactagcatccctcacacttgcggacgacctcctctacatctcgtagtgcggtgggccagtaaaaaccttgtcaaaaggcttttctgaccaacgacctcggggccgcgtgatgtccgtagattccggcatggaccttgaggaggagctatttcccttagttggtagggatgcactttaTGAGTACCCCCAATGGACTTTGTTTGTAAAGTTTGTCACTGAGTGCGACGaacgtcttggcgcatcgagtgaTCTGtcgtgctttagtccttttgggtgggagaatctcctcgtggtggtaggcgagtagcgacgctcgccagtcggtttgatcaagtGCCACCATGGTGACATCAGCAGGCGACGTTGTCACGGAGGTactagggtcggagcccctgaGTGCCGGGTCAGCATCAGGGCGTGTCTGAAATGGCCCTTCCTGGATGTGGGTAGATGgttcatgaaggtcattgatgaagaccccgtccGAAGACGGAACCCGCCTAGcatccaattttgtgagaaaatcggcggtgtcgttgtccttttgggggacatgatgaaGCTCGATCCCatggaatttgtccttgagcttgcacacctcctggcagtatgctatcatgagggggcttttgcaggaggactccttcatgacttggtcaacgaccaactccgagtcaccgCGGACGTAGAGCCgcatagcgccgagctcgatggcgatgcgcagtccattgatgagggcctcatattccgcggtgttgtttgaggccaaaaactAGAGGTGGATGGCGTatcagagcctactcccatccagggagatcaaaaccactctagcccctgagccgggcgccattatggacccatcgaagtacatcgtccagtactcgtgggtgatgttcGGGGTCGGTATctagacctccgtccattcaacaacaaaatccacaagagcctgagacttaatggtggtgcgggggatatacctgatgtcgtggcccattagctcgagtgcccacttggagattcgtcccgcGGCGTCGctgttgcggatgatgtctccgagcaggtatgaagtgatgaccaagacttcgtggtcggtgaagtagtgcaggagcttctgggttaccatcagcacggcatataggagtttttgcacctaggggtactggaccttggggtcggtgagtatctccccgatgaagtatacgggtcgctggaccttaaggtggtgtcctggctcctcgctttcgacgaccagggcggtgctcaccacgtggttgcttgccacgacatagcggaggggttctccctgttcaggagcgatgaggattggggtcaacgtcagtgacgctttgaggctctccaaagcctattgtgcttcctcagtccagacgaaagCGTCCATCTTTtttagaagcttgtagagaggcattccCCGCTCACCTAGCCGGGAGATGAACCGACTCAGTGCGgtcagacagccggtgagcctttatatgcccttgatgttgcatatggggcccatgttggagatggccatgattttcttagggttggcctcgatgtcgtGTTTGGACACAATGTATCGaagtagcttccccttcggaacctcgaaaacacattttttgggattcaatttgatgttgaaccttcagaggtttgcGAAAGTTGCGATCAAATtagcgatcaggtcacaagcttgagccattttgatgactatgtcatcaacatagacggcgattgttggttttggctgatcgacttgatcaggttggtcgagcgggtcgatttgatcggcgaagcattgctgcatgcaccattgataggtggcgccagcgttctttaggccgaaaggcatggttacgtagtagtatgaaccatacagggtaatgaatgaggttgcgagttgatcaaactctttcatcgcaatctggtgatagcctgagtaggcatccagaaaggagaggatcttgcatcctgaggtggagtcgactatctggtctatgcgcggcaaaggaaaatgatcattcagacatgccttgttgaggccagtataatcaatgcacattctccaattctcggtcttctttttaacaagaacaggattggcaagccagtcggagtggtatacctccttgatgaatccagccgccaggagtttggcgatctcctcgcctatggcccttcGCCTCTCATTGTTGAAGTGACGTAGGCGCTGCTTGGCGGGCTTCAAGCCTGGGATGAGGCGCAGCGCATGCTCGGCGAGCTCCCAcgatatgcctggcatgtcagaaggtttccatgcgaagacgtcGCGATTGGCGTGtagaaagtcgatgagctcgcattcctatttggccaggagctgggtcccgatccacaccgtcttggtagggtcagtggggtcgatccccaccgccctagtttccttgagtgggtgaaaggcagtcgaggaggttggcttgttgcagtccggGACTACTAGGGTCGACAACTCCCTGACCcgtgggagctcggacgagttgatgatggcagtggcgagctAGAAATGCTCATGGTCACACATGAAGGCGTGCAAGAAGGCACTACCCACAATGATGACGCCATTCGgtcccgacatctttagcttgaggtaggtgtagttggggatcgccatgaacttggcatagcatgggcgccccaagatggcatggtacgaccctgggaagtccaccacttctaAGGTGAGAACCTCCGTGCCAAGCATGATGGGCAAGTTGATCAGCTCGAGTGGGTACGCCTGTGCTCCtgggatcacgccgtggaagggagagctcgccgGATAGAGCTTCGaccgggggatgcacatggcgtcgagggtgtcgatgtagaggatgttgaggctgctgcctccatccatcagcaccttggtgaggcgcttcttgtagaCGAtgaggtcgacgacaagcgggtagcgtcctggtctagcaatgtgggatggatggtcccttcgatcaaaggtgatcggagattccaaccagctaaggaaggaggggacagccATTTTAGCGACGCAcgcctctctgtagcgcactttgtgctggcacttggagtaGACGGCATCGgaccccccaaagatcatgatgcactcctcgaGATCAGGAAAatcatccccatccttgcccgccgcgcctcctttcttggccgttgcctccttgccctttccttctttcggccTGTCGGCCTGTCGCAgcaagcgcttg
This sequence is a window from Miscanthus floridulus cultivar M001 chromosome 10, ASM1932011v1, whole genome shotgun sequence. Protein-coding genes within it:
- the LOC136489198 gene encoding uncharacterized protein translates to MRLYVRGDSELVVDQVMKESSCKSPLMIAYCQEVCKLKDKFHGIELHHVPQKDNDTADFLTKLDARRVPSSDGVFINDLHEPSTHIQEGPFQTRPDADPALRGSDPSTSVTTSPADVTMVALDQTDWRASLLAYHHEEILPPKRTKARQITRCAKTFVALSDKLYKQSPLGVLIKCIPTN